The Montipora foliosa isolate CH-2021 chromosome 10, ASM3666993v2, whole genome shotgun sequence genomic sequence GACCCGGGAACCATTACAAGATAACACTCGCCGGCTCTTTTATATTTACAGGCTTTGCATTGTTGACAACAGTTTGTCCTCACAACCAAAGGATTGAAATTGCATATGTTTTGTTGAGTCTTCTCTGCCgagaaagatgaataaaacacACTACAAAGGGCGAATTTTGTAGAGAATTGAAATGGACACAACTACTGAACTATttccaaaatacatgtactgatCATCAAAGTGCTGTCAAAGTGACTGCAGTTGTTTTCAAAACTGAATAGCCGATCGATATGTGATCGATCTTTACAAACCACACCACGAAATTTCGCGTTCAACAAGCAAAATTACGCTTTTGGTTTCTCGCGCTggtctcgaaaatgcggcgaattttctctttgttttaagaGCGAATTTTCGCGCTGGTCTtgaaaatgcggcgaattttctctttgttttagcgaaATTACGCTGGAAACATCGCGAAACGACgctcgaattttcgagcgaaattttgttgaaagttcgcagggacaaagaacgaaattcgcgcatttcgcTCTCATcactttttcacaatactgtaaTAGGGAAGTTTGGatcacatttttttctttacaatGTACATTTTCCTTCTAGTAAAGGGCATGCCTCTGGCAACAAATTAAAGCTTGTCCTTAACAAGAATTAAAACGATTTAAGTTGTGACAGTGACAACAGTCAGGATATTTTGGAGTCCAGTCATCATGTCTACTGTAGTTATTATACATGAATTCCATCCAAAATTGATCAGACAATCTAAAACTTTAGACAGTGACTGATAGAATTTCCAGTGCTGACATACCCTGTCAAGCCTTCGACGGTGTCATCAATTGGCAAAACATGAATCCTTTTACCATACTTGACATCAGGACATGCCTGCACACTGAAGTAAAACCGAAAAGAAATCAAACTATAAATGCCATTTTGGTATCACATTATAAAGAAAAGACTAATAATAAAAGAAGGGAATTGGGACTAAAAGACCTACATGTATATACtgtccctttttttttaaaattgacaTTTGCATGTTTCAATATGGAGCAAAATGGGTCTGTTTCTTGAGTCGATGGGTCTTCAATATTAATTTGTACCCTTGAGGCGCGGTggtctcatggttagtgtgctcgactccgtaGCGAATgatccgggttcgggtcctggccgtgGACATTGGGTTGtcttcttgggcaagacactttactcccttggtgcctctctccagccaggtgtataaatgggtaccagcgaatttaatgctgggggtaaccctgcgatggactatcggggggagtagaaatactcctagccGCTTCATGGTACAGAAACcagggataagctccggcctgatgggccacttggcttgtaagctgactttacctttctgatttgaaccaaaacaagttGTCCCTTGCATTACTTTGGCACTTACAAGGCACATATAATTAAACACATACCCcttcagatttctaaattgcacaaaaataaagtcttatcaCTCCCCTCGAATatacttaaaataaaatgatcaatttctttgacaCTGTTATGCCCGTTGATTCATCAGTCAAAATGTATGGTCCGTCGAAGTTCCATTGACCACATCTGAAAACGCCTCGAGGAATCCGTATGCTGTTGGAGCTGTtagctccagttgataaatgatctagatctccacagaaattataaaaaaaaacaaatgtgaaTGGTAGTGTTTGTATTTACATCCGGGATCTCTCCAGCATAGGAACCCAGTAACCGTGTGGGCACAGGACAAGTGATTGTGTAGGAACAGTGTGAACTAGGAGAGTGTTTCAATTAGCTTCTTTGTATCTATAAGGATATTATATTGGCGATGAGGATGGCCAACAAACGTTTATTGCCTATGGATTTGTCGGGATCTGCTTCGCAAGTGGCGGAGAGTGGCATAAATGGAAATGTACCTTTGAACTATGCCAAGGGCAAAGGCATCGACAATGCTCGCAAGAAAACTTCTCAGCTCTTACATTTTGCTGGGATGGAGGTACAAGACATCTTCGAAGACTTGCAAGATCGTGGTCCCATCCCTGAGACAGGtgacaatgcttttaaaatCGTGATTCGAAAACTAGATTCCTATTTTCGTGTGGAGGAAAACATACCATACGAGCGCCACGTTTTCGCCAATTGGCACTGAAGGAAGAGGAGACCGTTGACCAGTTTATGGTTTGGCTGAGAAAACAGGCACAACATTGCAATTTTGGGACTAATATAAACAATAATTTGAGGGATCAGCTGATAGAGAAGTTAACGGATTTTGAGCTCAAGAGAAAGCTGTTAGAGCAGAAAAATATCACACTGGAAGAGACGTTGGATAAAGCTTGTGCATGGGAAGCGGCCGGTCGACAGGCATCAAACATGACAACAAGGCCTCCGCTGGCTGACGGAACAGTATCAATGTGGTTAAGGAGCGGCAGCAAACGACGAATGATTGTGGAAGAGAGGGGCACCTGGCCAGAGTGATGAGGATTGTGCATTTACATTTATGGTGACTGAGACGAAAGATGAAATAATTATGCCATACAATTAGCTGTGATGAGCCGTGATTGAGATGTGTGTTGATGGCATTAGTACAAAGGCGCTTATTGATTCTGGCTCTGTAAGTAACCTCATGGGGATGAGTAAGTACGAAGAGCTCAAAGCACAAGGTCTTGATGTGAAATTAGAGAACTGCCACAAACACATTATGTACCAGTATGTGTCCGTAACGAATTGACCTTCATTGGCCATGTCATCCTACATGGTACGCGAATTGTGATTCCTGAAAAGCTGACACAGAGAGTGCTTTGTTTAGCACATGAGGGCCACCAAGGGATTGTGAAAATGAAAGAGAGATTGTGATTGAAAGTGTGGTGGCCAGGTGTAGATAAGGATGCAGAGCGCAAGTGCCGAGAGTGTTATGGGTGTCAGCTTGTCACCAAGGAGACTATAATTCCACCTGTGAAGACAACACAGCTGCCAGAGAGACCATGGCAAGATCTGGCACTGGACTTACTTGGTTACCTACCAACAGGGAAGCACCTGTTAATCTTGGTAGACTATTTCAGCTGCTGGGTGGAAGTTGACGTAATCTACTCTACTACGTCGGAAGTGATTATTAAGTGCTTAATGAAATGGGTATCAGGCGTAGACTGATGACACCCCTATGTCCAAGAGCAAATGGAGAAGTCAAAAGACAAAATCGCTCATTGTTGAAGGCAATGAGGGCAGGGTAGGCTGAGAAAAAAGACTGGAGatgtgcaaaacaagaaccgagacAATGACACGTGCACGCCCAGCATTAATATCAACagggtcgcacaaaacaaaaatttaacatactttgccatgggattctctgtcatttcaCTCACCATAAGCAACCCAATGCTTGAAATTcgcttggaaagcatgcaacaaactgaacttcaaCTGAAACATTTAATTATCACTGGCGGCAGATTGAAAGTGTTGCTGATTGTCTCGCCTAAAAAGCAGCTCAGGTCATATCACGGGAATTCAAAACTTAACTCCTCAAGCTGGACAGAATCATtcacaaaatgaaatcattcgactacaaaaatccgaaaataacagcttaccttaaaatttactgcgcctttcaataacatgcgaaCTCTTCAATTCAAACgatcaaccgacaaatgcgtttttcgctaccgtcaatcaaatgttcggcggctacgaagcttccgactactgtcgagcgcgcagtaatcaaatcacatcgttgagcccagttcagtcaacatagtcggaagctgggaggagccaccgaacatttgattgacggtagcgaaaaacgcatttgtcgattgagctttgaattgtagagtccgcatgttattgaaaggcgcagtaaggAACTCGATCATTTCTCCGTCGTGAGAAatggaatgttcaatttccttgcaAAATATGCCGTTCGCTTGTTTTTCCTCACATTCAATTTTgtcatttgcataaacattcaattttttttttctgcatccaaTTGGATTCTTTGTTCCATATTCTATGcatccaaaaggaaaacaagtgcCCAGGACACAATGATGCACTCTGCATACATCACTGGATATTTGTTTACCAATACAATGGCAAGACAGACTCACAGTGTATTCTGTGAAGCCGCTTCAACACTATGGAGCAATAAAATACGAGCTGGGATGGATTATTTATAAGTTAATCATTTCTGGCAATAACATGAGCCCAAAACTTCACACCTGACAATGTCACCAAGTCTCACACGAAGGTTCCTTCTCACAACACGGTTCATGCGGATTTTATCATCAGAAATTGAGTCatctgacaacacaatgcagacCTAAAGCAATCACACATTTGAGTTAGTTGAGTGATTCTAAGCTGGATGAGTCAGTTCTACATGTACAAAAGTACAATCATATTCAACTTCTTTAAGCACTTTCTTAAGGCTACATGTTATTagttaattataataataatgaataattctGTACAGTAAGTGGTTAGAAcagagttacatgtacatgtaaaacaaaGCCGTATCTACAGTACtactcaaaagtaagttacctgTCTCATCTTGTTTCTCGCAAGACGAGAGTCTCGTCTCTAGAGACAAGACACCTGTCTCATCTAGAGACGAGACTCTTGTCTTGTGAGAATCACTGAAGCAGCAAGATTGGCATAAATTTTTATGGAAGTCCGATGGTTTACAttaatttgcaaatttaaacGACAAAAAAAAGGGGCTCACGGCGAGCGTTAAACctgaataaaaattacaatactgttaaaacaaaaaaaataaatcatgcCAATTGGCAACATTTCACTGCGGTGGCATTGTAATGAGATCTCTGTGAAATTCTAGAGGAACTTTGCTTTCCCGAAAGACCGTATGAAATTGAATGAAATCGGATATTTTGTGCCGAATTACAGTGGTTTTGCTCACAGTTTCTCACTCCCACATTTAAGTTGATCCACCGACACGTTTTAATGTAAATGACTGCAAGCAAGtagaaagtacatgtacagtaagaATTAGCTGCTAtagtaaatgaaaacaaactcgAGTTTGATGACTTCACTTTTGAGAATGTCATCCACAAAACTTAATTCATTCAACAGATCGTTTTTCACTGTCAcccaacaacaacagcaacaaatttgaaactgttcaatgaaaaaggccaagaacttggaaagttgtatgaaacaaatttattttccacctctccaattctcaggtttGTCCAGTACATCTTATCTGAGTTATTTGTTGAAGAGTTTCACGCAACTTAAAGTAATAGAGTTCTGTGAAGAGACACCGCAGTCTAAGAACATTTGCCATGAAAGCGCTTATTTTTCGTTCATGAATTAAATAAATGTGTATGAACACGTCTCCTAAAGTCACGGCTACACAAGCGATTTTTTGTTCGCGCCAGTGATGcgattttgttcaaattttgtcgcatCGCCAGAATGCGATGAAAGTCCCAAGTGAAGCCACCCTTGAACAGGCAAcgcaaataaaaaaatcacagaaaaagaaaaacatttgtcaTACAACGTGAAGGAAGTGCCTCCGGAGAATGAACcatcaaagaagaaagaaaagaaaacggctcctttaggagccaccaaatgtAATAAAAGTCATGACCAATagtaataaatgtttttttttttcattaacagCACCGCTGCGATCATGATGAGCAATAACAGCCGGGTAAATTACTATAAACGAACTCTCAGAAATGCAGTTTATGTTCTTGTGATTGGAAGGGAAAATAAAGAAGATAAACTTATGCAAACCGATCGATTATTCCGTTTAGTAAGCAAATAAGGCGACGTGACTTCTTGTTAGTTTTTTGCGCTTTGATTAATTGCTCACGTTTTAAAATGCAAGCTGTTGCGCAGCTGAAATGTGCATCAATTTTGTCACATTGTTCTCTTCACTTGCCACCTGATAAACTCGCTCGAATttgaaagacaatttttttggcaGTTTGATGGATCTAAGCtttaattaaaggggctaggtcacgctattttaggtaaatttgtttaatttttcttaattatgagctctaaacgtcaaattggcagagcaggagtctttcatttgcaaaatcacggccacataacaactgagaatgattttccagctgtgtaaattacattttgatattgactgatataaatttgaaaaaaggtgggccgacgtttttcaaatttacccaaattcaatccatttcaatcctctccagttttgtccatccatgtcccttcttggcttccttgtgttttgttagagttcttctatagttttgaacagttattttgatattttagttaattgtgaccgtccacgggaaaaccaacaaaaaggtgatgacaagggcacgctattttagcacgctagacaaaagaaattttctttaacacgggagtgccgtgtcgtaatgcacgcctcattaaaattttcttgtgtctgatactacaagttgtaaacaatagagcgtgttataccaaacaaaagagcGTGTCAGCAAAAGTAAAATTGAGCACCGCGTAAAAAGACACGGAGTGAGTGAAATTGCACGACAGCTGCGCCAAGACGAAAATTCCTTGGAACGAAAATTGACTTCGAATTTTCGTGCGAAAAATCGCTCTGTTCGATAAATGACCTCAAAAaattgagcgaaatttcgctctttatttgctgttctcgaacattcccacatattttctggacaaaaatttgccaagttcgAATTTGCCGCGATGATTGTTTTCTGCCGTAATTTCACAATGTGTAAGCTCTACAACAAACTCTTGTTCGTGAAGCAATCgcagtttttgttgtgtgagccaattttttttttttcgttggaaatAGCAGATTAAACTGTCGGATCATTGAATCTATTTTCGATACGACTTTATTTACGCTAACCTTAACGCGTTTATTTACGCGTACATACGCTTGTTCAGTGATGTTGTTGATGGCGGCCGCCGattcatgtcacaaaaattcgctgcttcaaattttgttatctcgaattttcgtttggttacctccaaaattcgctacttcgaatttcgctatctcgaattttcgagaaagATCGTGAATTTTTCGCTTCAAACCCTACGAAAAATCGTTCGAAAATTCGATGACCTTTCGTGAaaaattcgcgagaacaaaggacgaatttcgacaaatttcgtttgcattacttttgcaattttacggtgcctgttttggcacgcatctgacacgcaacacgccacgctagacaaaaggtttggagtgtctcagtgtgcacaacaaaagccaccgtgacatctattgtgctactcattaaatatgcgcatATGGCGTGTTGAATGTCACGCTCAGCGTGCCGTGTCATGCacgcgtgcccgtgtcatcacctttttgttggtttcccCGTGGATGGTCacaattctatgaccattcgatcagtgctgaaattgcttaaaactgcgtgacctagcccctttaagtactGCTGCAGGAAATTGATCGATTAACAGTGTTTACATTTGGCCAAACAAGTTAATCGAAACATTTCTTCTCGAAATCAACTTCGTACATGTATGTAGATTTCACGGGCAGATTCAAGGCCTACATGTAGACATGAAAAGGCAATAATACACCATCAGCAACCCGTTTGCTGCTGCGCAAGTTTATTTCTCCTCAACATCAACTTCGAATGGAAGTACAGTGTATGTAGGTTTCATGGGCCGATTCAAGGGTTAAATGTGCACATGCAAAGACGATAACAAACCACCACCAACCGCATGCTGCCACACAAGTTTATCGAAACATTTCTTCTCTAAATCAACTTCAACTCAAAGTACAGTGTATACAGATTTCACAGGCAGATGCCTACACACAAAGACAATAATACACCACCGCAAACCGCATTCTGACCTAAAACTTTAGTGTCAAGTGTTGCGTTTGGGAGGGTGAGTGTCTTCGTAAACAGGTTAATCTTCGGAAAgttttcatttgcaaaaaatGTACGTGCATTTTGCATCTGCGTAGGACGCTTACATGTATTTCGGGTCGGCACtgtattacaaacaaattaatggtgtagcgatgggcacaagaatgggaccaagctatgccaatctttttgtaggataaaACTAATGAGCAACCTGGCATTTTCAAATGTGCGTGCTcatgatgcaaaacttgtcaTTTCACTCTTACATGTAATGTAACACTAGAAAAATATAGAGACCTAAGCAATCTGTTAAGATAACCCACCGTTTCACATGTACTtatgcaaatgtcatttattgcataacctgtacgttatgcaataagtTATAGATTGGgcagacaggtagacgactaggcgaccgattccgcaaaCACCTTCACAATATTGAGAAGAATGACCAGGATGCAGCTAAGCCAGTCACTCGTccttttaatctccctaaccactccaaacaacacatggctatctacGGTCTTTTCCCTATGTCAAGGTGCgacagaaagccgcaagaatctggaacaaaaattcatcttccaaatcgccacccttaatccccacggtattaatgaacacttttcatttaactaatgtattcccatttttcacgttgccatgttaccaccaacaGTGTAGCTCCCACCCTACTacaaaaactacacacaacccataattcctcgattcgctctgacgaaacGCCAGCCTTCAGAATCCCTGcccagtggtcaatttacattatcaactcagttgataaaaccaattttttgtttcaagCAAGAAATTGTTTATCGATGGACTTCAGCCAATTGGCATCCAACACCAAAGTGTCAGAGAGGGATTTTCAGACAGCGACAACAGATTTTTCAGGAAACAAAACTGCTCCATACAACAAAACAGGTTTAAGCTGGCATCATCATGCTTAAAAGACAGAACTTCCGAAAGTAGTACTCTCAGATGGTTTTTGTGTTACATGTACAGACTGGTACGTAAATGTTAACGTTGCAAAATTCTTCTGTTTACAAAGCGTCGAGGCGGGATTGTGACTTGTGTTAACGAATATGCTGAATCATTGTTAACTTACCGTATCTCGTCTCTTCTTCCCTTTTATGAGGACTGTATCGCCACGGAAAAGTTGTAATTCTTCCATCTTGGCCTGTGGACgaaaatatgaaaaagaaagtgaaaaattaTAGAAAACGGAAGCTAAGACAAAAAATGTCGTCGACATATCACAAAAAGGAGTTTCGTACACGAACCTGAGACATTGAAACGACGGAATTGTCATCATTTATAGCTTCTTCCACTAACAAACGATTTGGCTTTGCCTTATTCTTTAGAATGGCGGTCGCAAGTTCGTCCCTGTAAGAGAAAACAGGAAGTTAAGGCCACGTTTCACCATAGTTTCTTAGCCTTCCGAGAGCACTGAAATTAAAGATCTATAGAACTGTGggataaaagcaaggtgaaaaATACACGAGAAAGGAATAACATATCTCATGAGTCCGCCAGTTAAAAATACTATCATTTTTCCGAACAAAAAGTGAGTACAGCGAAACCATATTCGCTCTTTAATTCTATCTGTTACACCAGATCACATGCACAATTGCCCAGCGGTATATTACATTTCGAACTGTATCTGACCAAAATCTAAACTATAGTCTTTGAAAACTTTATAGCACACGTTTAACAACTCTGAATTTGTATACTTACTGGTGTGCCATCTCTTTTAGGTCTAGAAATGCAGTGTGATTCCggttaaataaatttctttcaCCGACTTACTGCTGACTAACTTTACCACTGCGCACGTGCACAAAGATGACGTTTCTCCTTCCCAGTCGTTTCACCTTTGTTTCTGCGCGTTCGTTCCCAggttatttttttgtgtatttcCGCTGAGGAAAGCAACAAAGAGCCGGAAATTGTAAAAATCTTAATTATAATAGCGTTTAGTACAATTTTGCTCAAAAGGCTGCTGCCGATGGAAGAAAACAGACAAAGACAATTCTTTGATGCAGAGTTGAATGGCCGAGATCAGCGTGATGCTGAAGACAATTCTATGGATGTTGATGTACAAGTAGACGGAGAGCATGACGATGAAGATGGCGAGGAGACCAAACAGGAACAACAGCAGTCAAATGGCATCGCTGAGAGTTTGTCAACAAGTTCTGATAATTCTGACAACGAAAGTTTGAGAAGCAGAGTTCCACGAGTTAACTGTCCAGAGCATCTTGTAAGTGGCAAATGTGCGCGCTTCCGTGCAGAAGTGGAAGCAACTGGCATTTTGTTTCAATTCAGCACGTTGCACACAATAAACATAATCTCGTTTAATATTGCATTTACTAATTTAATACTCAAGTTAATACAAAGCTGTAACAATACCCCAAgaataaaactacaaaacatCGACTAGCCAACCTGCAAATTTGACAGGTAAGAGTATTGCCAGGTGAAAGATTAAGGTTAAGCTGAATTTAAGggggctcaaaccagtttcaacacttgaaagaaacgttcttattataaggattgacactacaacactttatctttaaacagcaatgttatggttccatatcaaacaccaattattgctgaaaacaattcggtcatttttgtgacgtaaaacgttaccatggcaacaagaaagccctgcaaaaacaccccatatttggCTTTAGCTCCTCATggctcaaaaacgaactcagtgacccccattttttatttctgaaacgtaatcagcatgccagaacgAAActttttctgcaaagtttaaagaaattctgtggagcggatttagagccaccttaataaaTTGAacatttaaggtagctctgaatttgctccactgaatttttttaaactttgcagagagtttcatcttggcctgctgatcacttaaGTGCAATAAAAAAGTGGGGTCACCAAGCTcctttttcagatatgagcaactgcATGtaagggtgtttttgcaaggctttcctgttgccatggcaacttgtTATGTCACAAAAaggactgcatcttgttcagcaataattgatgtttatgtggtaccataacattgcttttactgataaagtgttgtagtgtcaatccttctacaTTTAAGGACATtagcgcgaaaatttttcaacattgatttttttctgaaacttttaccactgtaagatgatgagttagttatgtcagaaatgtaaaaaaaatggggggtcacggacttcgttttggagagaacatgcccggaaaaacacccaaaatgtgacaaaatcgggcttcgttagcgaataaggccagtgtctgtaaacccaaatatattgcaattaaatctttgaagtgaaatcctctctgccaaatattgttcaagtggacttattaagtgaatttagtcaactcgTGAGGTttcttaaagatcaagttcgcatttagcgaccacagtttcacttgCCTTGCAGcccgcaagatggcaagatttgatgtcccgtgagcagaaatcttgaaatttttttaacttcccacattgattttttgttcatttttggacaacgtggaaataattgtaaataaaatccatttctggaaagaaaaataggggtcaccgaacgtccaagaccgttaaatccaggcaaagctatagcaatggccttttgccctatcatttctcattttattacttagcgcgcgcgctcatgtatgacgtggcatgtgcatttgcgtgcgcagtaaggatgcgcagaaacaattggcgcgaacgtccttaataacAAGGTATGtcgaaattgttgaaactggtttgagccaccttaataatAATTACCTAAGAGCTTGACGGGGAGGTGGGGAGTAGTGGAGGGGAAGTCGAATGGCACTTCCATCCATTTAAGTTTACTCTTACTGACATTTTTTGTGATAATGTGGCATCAACTAACATGCACATGGTTCCACAAAAAAGTGAGTGTGACAGTTTCTTTTTAGTCACATATTTTTCACTTGGAAAAATTTCTCCATTCTGATtagctaagagaaatgcagtgtTCAGGTAACACAATGTAGAAGAGAGTTTAAATTCAATGGAGAAAAGAAGTAGTTCAGTGCAGAAAGAGGTAACTTATCTTCTTTATTAAGACACATGACATCCGTCTAAAGCAGTTTTTatgttttcgtttgtttttattattttttagaatGTTAGGTTTAGTTAGGATATGATGTAATTAGGTCTTAGGTTTTGTAACTGATGAATTTACTGtgttaaaataaagttaacGTAATACACACATTAACCGATACATTCTAGCCTGGATGACACAGCATACCGGTACACATGCCACCCTTAAGCAATAATGACTTCTAATGCAAgatttgaattaattttgtaaatgtgaTCTACAGATCTGTTGCTCatattatatacatatacacaTGTATTACATAAAGTCCTTTGTTCCTCTTGTAGTGGTAGTCATCATTGATTAAGGTTGGCGCTTGTATTAAGATCTTGTATTATTCTAGTTTGCTACACTTTGCATTGGTACTTTTAAGTGAGAACTTGCATCCTGGATACATATCAATCTATTCATTGTATCTCTCTGCAGATTTTGTGCTTAGATTTATCACCAGAAATGAAATCAATGTCCTTTCAGTGCAAGAGTGTCTCAGAACGGTACAGTGAAACTAGGGCATGCATATCCCTAGGGATTTAATTAATGCCAGTCGCAAAACTTGTGGCCACTCCTTGCGATGTTTTACAGTTTAGTATATTGTACTTCCTACCTTTGATCCAGATGCACCTCCACAAAACAATTGGCCATTATTCAACTCCAACAGTGTAAAACTAACACTGCGTTGAACATCCTATGGTTCACAGAAAATGATTTTGGAAGCGAAAGGAAATACAAGCTCAAGGAATTAGCTCATTCACAGCTCTCTCAGGACCAGAGAAGAGGAGTTGGGATTAAGGCTACAAATAAGATAGCAGGGATCTACATGTACCAAACTCTTTTGAGCAGTGGAACATGGGGAATCTGAAGCATTCAGTTTAGGATCAATAGCAGTTTTTCCCTGCATGTATTTTAAACTCTGTCAAATTGCAATGGGTGTGGTACAGCTTTGGTTCAGGTTATAATTGAGAACTGAAACACTAGTTGTGAGAATTAGAGTAAAAGCACATGACACTATATACATGTCTGTTATGATGATATATAATTTTATTCTTTCAAACCTATTGCTTATTTTATTTCTGGGTTTTAAATAGGACAATATTTCAGTTTGTCCAAAGGGCAGTACAGATCTTTGTGAAAACCAAGTCGAAAATGAACCCCAGTCACCAGTTTTCCATCATGGTGTTGGATGACAAGGCATCATGGGTAAGATCAAGAGATTACTGGTGTGCTTAAAACAATGGTACCATAAACCCATCAACAAATACCAATACTGGAATTACTTTAATTTAGTACTAACATTTGGTACATTGTAAACTGCTACACATAAAATAGAAATTTGGACATCTTGGCTTTTAAGAAGAGAAGAAAGATTTGTATAAAAACCTCTGATCGCAGGAATGTGAATACTTGAATAGTATTCAGTCATCACTTGCATTAAAGTTGGTAATTTACACATGTCCTTTAGCTGTGGCATTAACTCAGGAAATAGAAATTGTTTGTAACTGCCATACAATGTAGTAATTTAGTGGAAGGTGAAAAGTGCAAAACTTATCAATGATACACCTTACTttaaaatggccaccattttaaaattgttttatttgcttgcaaattag encodes the following:
- the LOC137973475 gene encoding BRISC and BRCA1-A complex member 1-like isoform X2; amino-acid sequence: MEENRQRQFFDAELNGRDQRDAEDNSMDVDVQVDGEHDDEDGEETKQEQQQSNGIAESLSTSSDNSDNESLRSRVPRVNCPEHLILCLDLSPEMKSMSFQCKSVSERTIFQFVQRAVQIFVKTKSKMNPSHQFSIMVLDDKASWYKHFTNDVEVICSTLNRLSPEDELSSLGEFNMSGLFDAVRESVTLPEVEDILLPPPYIVRLVLVYGRSQCVPNVSPEAKKEIYDFFCDMDEEEEGYMLEVSRSTTRLFDHMAALLAHPLQRPKQRDTFYKLTPRRDEESIL